AACAGAGCCGCTTTGAGATTCTTGGCCAAAATCCGAACCTCCTTGTTTTTGATGTCGAGATCCTCAATGGCTCGAAGTTTCCTGGCATTGGTAAAATTTATTTTCGACTTAAAGTTGTGGGCATGCTTGGTCAGCCAGTCAAGTTGAAGGGTCTACTCATGATTTTTGTTCTTCTCAATAGTGAGCGACCGTTCAAAGCCCAATAGTTGCTTGGAATTCCAACCCAGGTCTTCCTTTAGTCGGGCCACCTTTGTAGTCGATCAATACAGGCTTGGGATGTTTCTAATCACCTGACTGGAGTGTGCAACTATTGGAGTTCATGCTCCAAAAATGTCAACCTATGGCATATGGTCAGACTCTCAACCCAATACTATAGGATGGAAAAGCTAATCAGCATCGATCGATATATGGAAAGGAAAAACATGGTTAAAAATATACCCCGGTGAATTTCTAAGTGAAGTTGTCTGCGAGCTCTCCGGGCGGAATAGTCACAGCTCAGGCCCTAGCATTTGCCCAGTCTTGCACTAATGTCCCTTGGATCTTAATCTAATGCTCGGAAGCGTGGCTCAGCGTCATCAGGGTGACGCCACTCGTTGGTCGATAGGTGGATAACGTGTCTATGGTTGCTCGGATCTAATGGCTCCGAGGTGGCTAGACCCTTAGACTTGGACATCGAGGAGGAGCGAATCATGAATACCTGGGCAGTGAGGCTGACTGGCTAGGGTGGTATGTAAGCAACTGTATGTGCATATATCGTCTCGGGCGACAGCACGATAAGAAGGCATCTGATCGGATGATGGAGGAGTTGGTGCAGCTGCTCTCCTCTCCGGGATAGAGGAAGATGAGGTTTCACCCCGCTTGGAATGCGGGTGAGAGGTGGCCGAGTGGGAAGAAGCTTCCCCTCAATGCCTTTTGCGGTGTTGGATTAACGACTGATCTGATGTGGCCAATTCCGAAGGCACCACAATCGGAGCCATGGATTGCCGCTTGGGAGGCAGCTTGCCTATCATGGCCATGACATCACTCGTCGCCACCCGGCTGCCTCCTGCCTCGCTAGCTACCGCGCAACTTCCTCCTACCTCGCCAGAAGGATTGTCGGAATGTTCGACCAGCAATAAACCTCGACTCTCTAACTCGACGATGCCCCTGACATTGATCTCCACATCAGTGAGTCTGCTCTCGCCGCTCAGCTGTGCCCTCAACATGATTTGTGCtgcaaaaaagaaagagaaatcagttagattcaaaggcaAGTGATGGTAAAAAGACATGTCTAGGGAGATGGGTACCTGCACGCGGATTGGACTTAGCCCAAACACATATAAAACCCCCTCCAACAGCAGCCGATGTATGTGTTACTTTTGACCAACGAGACTTGAGGCTACCTGGAGGTAGTATGGTTTGCTACAGTATCTACCGAGTGAGGGAGGTTTCACCAATTCTATCTACCAACTAGTCGAATAATCGAGTTGGCCGAGAAGATGGACGAAGAAATAATGCTCCCTCCAGTGTTTATTAGAGGAAGGCATTTTATCAAAGTAGACCGCGCCCACTTGGGCTTAGAGCTGAAAGGTCCCTAACTCGGATAgcttagggtaatagaaatagtGGAACACGCGGGGTACTAAGGGAATCTCGTATAGACGGAATAGTACGATCACCCTGCATAGCAACCTAAAAGAATTGGGCACTAGTTGGTGCAAAGAAATGTAGAAATATTTAGAAACTTCCAAGAAAAGGAGGTGAACAAGAAAGCGGAGGTTGACATAAAATTGGTTCTTAAAGAAAGGGAGAAAGTCATCATGCGACAGATGGGACGATCATAAGTAGAAGGGATGCCGATTTGATAATCAGAGGGGAAGCGATAGGTGAGCTTCATTTGGTCAACTTCGTCGTCGTTGAATTTAGAGGCGGTGGACGTGTACAAGAGCCAGGGGACAACCGGGGGAGGACGAGGAGATTCAGCCATGAGGAAGAAAGAGGGAAGAAAAActaagaatcaaagaaaaagaggaggagaGGCTTACTGCATAGAAAATCACCTGTGACGAAAAGGAGACGATGAGCGTGAGGAAGATGATGAGGGGAAGAGAAAAAGACGAGAGTTTAAAAACCTAGACAGCGACCACTCTGAGTCGTTCTATTAAGAACTTTGGAAAATGGGAGTTCATCGTAGCCGTCGAATTAAAAAAGACAGCAATCACATCAATCTCAAACAACCGTCTGTCACATCACACATGCAGCGACATGTAGAGGTGTCACGTGGCATTCTGTTATAGGTGGAATTAATAATGAGGCAAAAAGCATGATTATAGGGCATGACTAAGAGTGCTCTGCATTAATGGGTGAATATTTGAATGATTCTAGAGAAAATCACACACGATAGAGCCgaacggcgactataaaaccaAATGTCTACGCTATCTGCAGCCAAATGACAACTATAAAATCTAATGTCTTAGCCATCAACAGCCGAATGTCAGTTATAAAACCGAATGTTTTCGCCATCCGTAGCTGAACAGCGGCTATAAAACCGTGTGAGGACGTCAGCAAAGTCTATGGGAGGCCTTGAGTGGCAGAACGCCTAATTGGGGAGAGAGGCGCAGGAAAATACTAATGGTCCAATAAGTCAGACTTgtggcctccttcgactagacttgaatgaGAGACTTATGATCCGGTAATAATAAGGATCCCACCAAAGATAGGTCAAAGTAAGGAAGACCGGCTGACAtggaagacaagtcaagtgggatagccaagttggccgagcggaccGAGTATTGCCAAGCAGACCGGGTTTTGCCGAGTGGATGGTACTAGCTCAGGAGACAAGTATGTCGGACTCTCCTAGCCGGATAAAATTTCCCTCCGACAACAAAGAGAGCTAAGCAGTAGGTGGTCTCACCGACCAGGCTTCGCGTCCGATTAGAGGGGGATAACCAACAAAGGTCAGGAAGCAAGGAAAGAGACGGACGACAGGCATTAAGGATACTGCCGAGTGGAGACAACCCAACCAAGCGAACTCCGACCGACTGCACATGACCCCATCAaatatcttatcatatttttttaggaGTTTGTGCCACTGATAGCAAGACATGTCTAGCAGGCAATCATACTTTAGAAACTTCATGGTTGTCACATCAGAGAAAACTGTATGGTTGCTTAAGGAatagtgtcagagacactttttgacttgtcttatCCTAGGATACATAGGAAAACATGCCTACGATTTAGGATGTGTTCACGAATACTACAGTGATACTATAAAAAGGAGTTCCTATCTACAGGGAGAGGTATGCGCAACTTCGCTTTCTACATCTCTTAGCTACAGTTCTCCATTTCTTGAGATCGCCGGAGACTGATTTGAGAGTCAGAGGGCCAATGTCTGGAACCCCTTCCCGGGTCGGCACTGATACTTCTGTATTGCTGGGTTACGTGTAGTTTTTGTCGTGTCAAGTTTAAGGCCACATCCCCAATTTATCATTTTCACCATTTTTAGATAGATCAAAAGTCATGACAGGGATCAAGATTTTGGTAGTGACTGGAGCAATCATAAAATTAGGATGAATGTACTAGGGGTATTATTGTACTAacatagaaaatatttaaaaataaattcatttTTAATCGAGACATTACACCTGTTGTAAAAAGCATTAACATTGGAGGATTTACATGTGTGCATCCGTCCTGATAATCAAACCTTATTCCACGGGATTGTTATATGGTATATAAAGGAACACGCCTTTTGCAAGGGTGCATCATACCATGATTAAGTCGTCTTATTATAGTTCTGAAGTTTGAAATTCAAATacaatatattatgtaaaattttCTCTCTAATGGGTAATCGACCATAAAATACTAGTGGTTAGAATGGACTTCTatgtgtatttttttaatttacctaGGTGATCAGTTTACAAGGACAAAACAACCATCCTAAGATTGGTTAAGCCAAAAACTTGGATATCTAATGCcaactaaaaaattaataataataaaaaaagaacaataaaaataaacatgGGACTGGGCTTTGAAGATGATTCAGCTGTGGCCCATTTAAGACACATGTCGACGACATCAAAGtgcttgtaaaaaaaatttataaatggaaataaaacaaaaaaatatactAATGGTTAGGATGGAGTtctatgtatatttttttaatttacttgGTAATCGGTAGAAACTTTTATAGGGACAAAATAGTCATAAAAAGAACACTAAAAATAGACATGGGACTGGGCTTTGAAGATGATTCAGATGTGGCCCATTTAAGATATGGCCAACTATATCGAAGCgcttgtaaaaaaaatatataaatggaaataaaacaaaaaatacaTACTTTGTCAGAAGTGGGATTTGAACCCACGCCCTCGTTAGAGGACCAGAACTTGAGTCTGGCGCCTTAGACCACTCGGCCATCCTGACTGAATTGTTCGAATCGTTTTACATTTACCTAAtaagataaatatttttatcaTAACCTTCGCCAACACGAGATAGAGGTTGCATATAGAGACTTCATCAATCATCGAGCACGTGACGTAGCTAGCTTCTTTCCCCTCACTCCATCTTTAGTTGTTATAAATGTACATAGGAAGTAAACTGGTGGAAAATGGAAGTCATTGTTGCTTCAAGTGTATATAATTCTTGCCTTTTACTCATCAAAGTATTCCTTTTTCTTATATTCTCTTTGAGAATTGAGAGTCAGTCACTTTCATAATTGGTAGACAAAAGCTTAATGATAGTGTGCTACTTGAACAATGACCTGAGATTATTCAtctaaaacataaaattaaatattcacaTTTTTTCCCTTTGATAAATTATCATCCAGCAAACAAACCTTAAATACTCCTACCCAGAAACATACCTTAGCAGGCGAAGCACCGGCGCCACTGCTGCAGTATGGCACGGGGTACAAAAGACCGTTTGATTTGGAATACTGACATGCCTGCTCACAGTGAGCTGGCCAGGCAGGCCATCTCGCGCCTCGTTTTTGGCCGCACGATCTCGATCGTACGGACTAAATAACTTACTATTCTCCTGCCTAGGTGGCAGTTTGCAGTTACAACCCTAAAACCTGTGAAATCGCGAAACGGGCAATGGAATAACCGAATCAGAGCGTTGGTAAAAATTCCGGATGCTGATAATAAAAAAAGGAGGGTGTCTTGGGAATTTCGAGAAATGTCAGTGGGTTTTATTTGCGTGTCGCTCGTGCTTATTTATGTCATTTTTCTTCGCGTCTCTTGTCTCATCTCTTCCGTCTCCTCCCCATCGTCGATCGTACTGCCAAAAGTAGAAAGTTTCGGCAGGCATTTAGGATTGCGGGGAACCCTAATATCCATCGAATTGGAACGCATTCTCCGTGGTATATCTATTGGCTGGCGGTGTGGGATTCCATCCGTAGCCGTTTCAGCTCATCAGTAGCTGTATCTTGCGGCTGGCATATCTGTGTTGCCTTTCTTGGTGAAATTTCTCTGAAGGTTTAGCGTTATTTGGGGCTACATTGTGTTACATTCCTATTTGAGTTATCTTTTTTCGGAATTTCTTGTCGTTCTTGGCATTGAAAAGGTCGGATTTCCTTCTAGATATATTGCGGTTTGCTGAGCGCAAGAGTTCTTCCGAGAGGGGGACTTTTGTGCCATTATTTAATAACTCATATCTCAGAAGCACTCTCATTGTTGAAGTTTGATACAATCTCGGCTGCGCCATAGTCTTCGGTATGCTCCAGGTATTCTAGCCGCTTTTAATCTCAGATTCTCAGTTCATGTGAATGCGGTGAGAAAATGATTCTATTTTGTAAAAAGTTGGAGTCTTTCTTGAGGAGGAATCATATTCCTTTGTCGAAGGCAATTTGATCTTGCTCTGAACATGCTTTTGGTTCTTATCTCCTCTGTGCTTTAGTTCTAGATGACAGATGGGAAAGTAAGCTCTCCAGATACTGGGTTTATTTAGATCCTTTCTGTAGTTCAACAAGTCttgattttgatattgaatcTCTGTTTCTGATTGGTGATTCTTTCGAAAGATCCTTCAAGATCCATGGAGTTCATTCACCAATACATGATTCCCCTAGTGCTTCTCAGGATGTTATTCACAAGCCAGTATGAAGCCCAGTCAACAGGTTCATCTACAGGTGAAGCGAGAACGTTAGATACTCTCCTTCAGGACTATGCTTACCGTGCACTTGTTCATCCCCACACCGGAATTGTATATGATGCTACTGTCCCTAGCAATCTCACTGGCATCAGGATTGCAGCATTAAGGCTTAGAAGTGGGAGCTTGAAAAGGAGAGGATTTGATAACTTCAAGGAATTTGACATCCCACCTAACATTGTTGTTCAGCCTTATACAGAAAGGTTGGTTCTGGTTTACCAGAATCTTGGCAATTGGTCTTCTTTCTACTACCCTCTTCACGGTTATACCTACTTGACTCCTGTGCTTGGTCTCCTTGCGTATGATGCTGCAAATCTGTCTGCTACTAATTTGTCTGAATTAGATTTTGCAGCTACAAACTTACCTGTATCTATTAATTTCACCAATGTCTTTCCCGTGCCAAGTGGTTTGACTGCCAAATGTGTGTGGTTTGGTTTAAATGGCTCACTAGATTTCAGAGATTTGGAGTCTGGTAGTGTATGCACTGCCTTTCACCAGGGTCACTTCTCCCTTGTGGTTAACTCCAGTGAGATTGCTCTTCCTCCTGGACCAAGTGAAGGTCCAGGGATGCCTCTAAATCCTGTCAAGCCATGGAAGATAATTGTTGCTGTTGTTGGTGGAGTTATTGCTCTAATTCTCTTGGCTTTACTCATATACCTAATGCTCAAGTATAACCAGAATAAAAAGGTGGCAAAGATGGAGCAGCATGCAGATGCAGGAATATCCTTACACACAGCAAGCGTTGGAAATACACAGGTTCATGTGGCTTTTGGCACAAGGACACAACCAGTCCTTGAGAATGAACTCGTTGCTTAACTACATGGCGAGGAAAATGCTTGATGAGGACTATCATTCAAGTATTTCAAATGTACAGAATGAGCGAAAAACCATCACTGCTGACTGGTCATGTTGAAATTAAATTTCCATGATACAGGTTAGGATCTGCAATCAGCACTTACAAAGTAGACATTGTTTTATCATATTTCTTTTTTTATGTTGAGATCTTCCACTGTTCTCTAGTCATCACCTAACAAGACATTGCCTACTGTCATGTAAAAGGCCATAAGCACAATGAAGAATATGGCAGTTCTTGTTAGCTGTAActgtttcaattttttatttgttgGTTATGTTATGAGGGATACTGCTAACAACACTAAGATTATTCATCCAGTCTGGTGCGTCCTGGTTTCAGTTACCGGTGCATTGTCTGTCATCGTTGAAGCCATTTAAAGTTCACTAAAAGTGTTGATTGTGTCAATAATATCAAGTTCTGTTTGAACACAGGATAATGTTTCAGTAAAAATTAATATGATCCATCCAAGTAATTGGACCTCAAGGTATACAAATTCTTTCCTTGTGGCATGCACTTGGTATGATGCTACAGATTGATACTGTCAGATTTGAATTATCACTTTGATATACAGGATAGCTATCAGATATGGTCAACTTGTCAGAATTTTATGTGAGATTTGATCTGCAATTGAGGAGACACTTGTTGCTAGCAAGTATATATCAAGTTTCGAGATCACGGTGCTGTTTTGAGATTCACAAATACGACAGAATTATgagaagcaagaaaacatcactTTGGCTGCTGAGAGGAAACAAAACAAATTAAAGAGGAGGATCGTGTACCTGAGCTGTCCACAGGTAGAACATTAATGTCACGAGATGCATGGCCAAGTCCAAAGGAACAAACAAGTCACTGTGGAACTCGTTTTTCTAGGCGCCTTGTCTTCTTCCTTTATGGCTCAGTGTCTGATTTCGGAGGATTCGATGTTGCAGGCACAAGGCTGATGCATAACTTTGACATCATTAGCACTCGTTAACTGCTTTCAGAAAGAGTCGACGACCCCCACAAAAGAAGCCAATAAGAACACTCCTCGGCTTTAATGACAGGCCGGATCTTCCTCAATTTTCCAATGGAATATAGCTACGTACGTGAGAAAACGCCGCCAGAGTTTCATGAGTATGGCCTTAGAACACTCCTCGGCTTCATCTGTTTGTATGATTAAAGTTTCTCTTTCATTGATTGATCAAAACATAGTTATTTTGGAAGAGAGAATAGTTCTCTTTCAAAAAGAACGGAAGTAATTTTTTATCACGGGGCCGTGATCCCTCCACTCTTATTAAAAATCAACCTCTAGGTTGTCAATGAGTTTGTCTAGATCATCCGGACTGAACTGACGAATCCTCAAAGTTCAATAtaagtgttttatttttttaacttgctcCAGAAAGCAACTTATGAATACGTTCATCACTGCGTGCTTTGTCGAGTTGAGAAGGGATGCTACGGTTTGAATCCTAATGATAAGTGGGTGTTGCTGCTTGCTGAAAGACGAAGAGTGCTTCCCATGTAAGTTTGTTCTTTTGGCACGAAAGACAGTACGAATAAATCATCCAGTTgctgattattattattttttattgtaaCGTTGGCTTGGAAATTCATAACTCTGAGGCGTGTTTGATTCAATCATCAGGCATAACCTTGTATTTAACCAGGTAACACTGAATATGAAATAACCAATTCGGCCATCAAGCTAAATCAAAAAGCACTCGTCGCAACGGACGACTTACAAACCTAACATCTCGTTGTTGTGCACCCTatttgaagaatttttttttataaatatgtcGTAGCTGAATATTGAATCACGGATAtaacttaatattatttaaataaattgaaaaaaaaatagaatttttttattaaacttgAAACCACATAAAAATTCACAAATATTGTAAGGTAACCACATTATGAATTACTGATGTGACAGATATAATCCGGAATAATCAAACAAGATTAAATAATATAATCTTGAATAGATAATTAAGATTATCAATAATAACATTCAACTAAACATACCTTAAATAGCTATTCAAAAACTTTAATGATCTAATCTGATAATATCATATTGTTTATGTATCACCCTCTAATTGCTCTCTTTAATATTAGACGATCTACCCATTTTTGCCATGTGGAATACCATAAAGAA
This window of the Zingiber officinale cultivar Zhangliang chromosome 3B, Zo_v1.1, whole genome shotgun sequence genome carries:
- the LOC121967787 gene encoding uncharacterized protein LOC121967787, encoding MEFIHQYMIPLVLLRMLFTSQYEAQSTGSSTGEARTLDTLLQDYAYRALVHPHTGIVYDATVPSNLTGIRIAALRLRSGSLKRRGFDNFKEFDIPPNIVVQPYTERLVLVYQNLGNWSSFYYPLHGYTYLTPVLGLLAYDAANLSATNLSELDFAATNLPVSINFTNVFPVPSGLTAKCVWFGLNGSLDFRDLESGSVCTAFHQGHFSLVVNSSEIALPPGPSEGPGMPLNPVKPWKIIVAVVGGVIALILLALLIYLMLKYNQNKKVAKMEQHADAGISLHTASVGNTQVHVAFGTRTQPVLENELVA